The following proteins are co-located in the Spea bombifrons isolate aSpeBom1 chromosome 3, aSpeBom1.2.pri, whole genome shotgun sequence genome:
- the RAP2B gene encoding ras-related protein Rap-2b, whose protein sequence is MREYKVVVLGSGGVGKSALTVQFVTGSFIEKYDPTIEDFYRKEIEVDSSPSVLEILDTAGTEQFASMRDLYIKNGQGFILVYSLVNQQSFQDIKPMRDQIIRVKRYEKVPMILVGNKVDLEGEREVSYGEGKALADEWNCPFMETSAKNKASVDELFAEIVRQMNYASQPNGDDQCCSSCVIL, encoded by the coding sequence ATGAGAGAATACAAAGTGGTTGTTCTTGGATCAGGAGGGGTGGGGAAATCTGCCCTGACTGTACAATTTGTCACTGGATCTTTTATCGAGAAATATGACCCCACCATTGAAGACTTCTACAGGAAAGAGATCGAGGTGGACTCATCGCCTTCAGTACTGGAGATACTGGACACGGCAGGGACAGAACAGTTTGCCTCGATGAGAGATCTGTACATTAAGAACGGACAGGGCTTTATACTGGTTTACAGCTTGGTGAATCAGCAGAGCTTCCAGGATATAAAGCCCATGAGGGATCAGATCATCAGAGTAAAAAGGTATGAGAAAGTGCCCATGATCCTAGTGGGGAACAAGGTGGATCTGGAGGGTGAAAGGGAAGTTTCCTATGGAGAAGGCAAAGCGCTGGCTGATGAATGGAACTGCCCCTTTATGGAGACTTCAGCCAAAAATAAAGCCTCGGTAGACGAACTGTTCGCAGAGATTGTGAGACAAATGAACTATGCTTCCCAGCCCAATGGGGACGATCAGTGCTGCTCCTCCTGTGTCATCCTCTGA